A single window of Solea solea chromosome 9, fSolSol10.1, whole genome shotgun sequence DNA harbors:
- the henmt1 gene encoding small RNA 2'-O-methyltransferase isoform X2, with the protein MEPLFSPALHRQRHQFVIDFVKRNKPRKVVDLGCAECTLLEKLRWFQREIDLLVGVDIDGTKVKKKMHALAPMATDYLQPSYEQLCVELYQGSVTQKDARLRGFDLVTSIELIEHLTLDDVECFSEVVFGYMNPVDVIISTPNSEFNPFLPGLSGFRHSDHKFEWTRAEFKTWAQTVCLKFGYEVEFTGVGAAPPGQQESVGFCSQIGVFHRLEGKDGCNMLRCDNAEDVFAYTLLYSINYPSLRDNNILRRVLVCEVLRWTENLKSRWSMKTTCDEALCGIEGGEEECLSERCMEVEEEQTVCGAEMRELMGPCEKDLSKDQENDYSKLQRCESVPLEVLWSHCPKVSALSGSLDNLRRILTDDPDVNLSQDGNAVLLQYDEQDLGEKEEQDDLQDSGYAEARQHCLTAEQEEDWGANV; encoded by the exons ATGGAACCGCTGTTCAGTCCGGCTCTTCATAGACAGAGACACCAGTTTGTCATCGACTTTGTCAAAAGAAACAAACCCCGAAAG GTCGTGGACCTGGGTTGTGCTGAGTGTACCCTCCTAGAAAAGCTCAGGTGGTTTCAACGTGAAATTGACCTTCTGGTCGGAGTGGACATCGACGGGACCAAAGTCAAGAAAAAGAT GCATGCATTAGCTCCTATGGCAACTGACTACCTGCAGCCCAGTTATGAACAGCTGTGCGTTGAGCTCTACCAGGGCTCAGTCACACAAAAAGATGCACGCCTCAGAGGATTTGATCTGGTGACCAGTATAGAACT CATAGAACACCTCACTCTGGATGATGTGGAGTGTTTCTCTGAGGTGGTGTTTGGTTACATGAACCCGGTGGACGTTATCATCAGCACCCCAAACTCTGAGTTCAACCCTTTTCTCCCCGGACTGTCAGGTTTCAGGCACAGTGACCACAAGTTTGAGTGGACCAGAGCCGAATTCAAGacatg GGCTCAGACGGTGTGTTTGAAGTTTGGTTACGAGGTGGAGTTCACTGGTGTTGGAGCGGCACCACCAGGGCAGCAGGAGAGCGTTGGATTTTGCTCTCAGATTGGCGTGTTTCACCGGCTTGAGGGAAAAGATGGATGCAACATGTTGCGCTGTGACAATGCAGAGGATGTATTTGCATACACACTG ctctacagtaTAAACTATCCCAGCCTGCGTGATAACAACATACTGCGAAGGGTCCTGGTGTGCGAGGTCTTACGTTGGACAGAAAATCTGAAGAGTAGATGGTCAATGAAGACGACTTGTGATGAGGCATTGTGTGGAattgaaggaggagaagaggagtgtCTCTCAGAGCGATGTATGGAGGTGGAAGAGGAGCAGACAG TGTGTGGAGCAGAGATGAGAGAGCTGATGGGACCCTGTGAGAAAGATTTGTCCAAGGATCAGGAAAATGATTACTCCAAATTACAGCG GTGTGAGTCTGTACCTCTGGAAGTCTTGTGGTCTCACTGTCCCAAAGTCAGTGCCCTGAGTGGAAGTCTCGATAATCTCAGGCGTATACTAACAGATGATCCTGATGTCAATCTGAGCCAAGACGGCAATGCTGTGCTCTTACAGTATGATGAACAAG ACCTCGGGGAAAAGGAGGAGCAGGATGATCTGCAGGACAGCGGGTATGCAGAGGCCAGGCAGCACTGCCTCACTGCTGAGCAAGAGGAAGACTGGGGGGCAAATGTTTGA
- the henmt1 gene encoding small RNA 2'-O-methyltransferase isoform X1 encodes MEPLFSPALHRQRHQFVIDFVKRNKPRKVVDLGCAECTLLEKLRWFQREIDLLVGVDIDGTKVKKKMHALAPMATDYLQPSYEQLCVELYQGSVTQKDARLRGFDLVTSIELIEHLTLDDVECFSEVVFGYMNPVDVIISTPNSEFNPFLPGLSGFRHSDHKFEWTRAEFKTWAQTVCLKFGYEVEFTGVGAAPPGQQESVGFCSQIGVFHRLEGKDGCNMLRCDNAEDVFAYTLLYSINYPSLRDNNILRRVLVCEVLRWTENLKSRWSMKTTCDEALCGIEGGEEECLSERCMEVEEEQTVCGAEMRELMGPCEKDLSKDQENDYSKLQRRCESVPLEVLWSHCPKVSALSGSLDNLRRILTDDPDVNLSQDGNAVLLQYDEQDLGEKEEQDDLQDSGYAEARQHCLTAEQEEDWGANV; translated from the exons ATGGAACCGCTGTTCAGTCCGGCTCTTCATAGACAGAGACACCAGTTTGTCATCGACTTTGTCAAAAGAAACAAACCCCGAAAG GTCGTGGACCTGGGTTGTGCTGAGTGTACCCTCCTAGAAAAGCTCAGGTGGTTTCAACGTGAAATTGACCTTCTGGTCGGAGTGGACATCGACGGGACCAAAGTCAAGAAAAAGAT GCATGCATTAGCTCCTATGGCAACTGACTACCTGCAGCCCAGTTATGAACAGCTGTGCGTTGAGCTCTACCAGGGCTCAGTCACACAAAAAGATGCACGCCTCAGAGGATTTGATCTGGTGACCAGTATAGAACT CATAGAACACCTCACTCTGGATGATGTGGAGTGTTTCTCTGAGGTGGTGTTTGGTTACATGAACCCGGTGGACGTTATCATCAGCACCCCAAACTCTGAGTTCAACCCTTTTCTCCCCGGACTGTCAGGTTTCAGGCACAGTGACCACAAGTTTGAGTGGACCAGAGCCGAATTCAAGacatg GGCTCAGACGGTGTGTTTGAAGTTTGGTTACGAGGTGGAGTTCACTGGTGTTGGAGCGGCACCACCAGGGCAGCAGGAGAGCGTTGGATTTTGCTCTCAGATTGGCGTGTTTCACCGGCTTGAGGGAAAAGATGGATGCAACATGTTGCGCTGTGACAATGCAGAGGATGTATTTGCATACACACTG ctctacagtaTAAACTATCCCAGCCTGCGTGATAACAACATACTGCGAAGGGTCCTGGTGTGCGAGGTCTTACGTTGGACAGAAAATCTGAAGAGTAGATGGTCAATGAAGACGACTTGTGATGAGGCATTGTGTGGAattgaaggaggagaagaggagtgtCTCTCAGAGCGATGTATGGAGGTGGAAGAGGAGCAGACAG TGTGTGGAGCAGAGATGAGAGAGCTGATGGGACCCTGTGAGAAAGATTTGTCCAAGGATCAGGAAAATGATTACTCCAAATTACAGCG CAGGTGTGAGTCTGTACCTCTGGAAGTCTTGTGGTCTCACTGTCCCAAAGTCAGTGCCCTGAGTGGAAGTCTCGATAATCTCAGGCGTATACTAACAGATGATCCTGATGTCAATCTGAGCCAAGACGGCAATGCTGTGCTCTTACAGTATGATGAACAAG ACCTCGGGGAAAAGGAGGAGCAGGATGATCTGCAGGACAGCGGGTATGCAGAGGCCAGGCAGCACTGCCTCACTGCTGAGCAAGAGGAAGACTGGGGGGCAAATGTTTGA